From the genome of Verrucomicrobiia bacterium, one region includes:
- a CDS encoding alpha-L-arabinofuranosidase — MMLFKLGYWEWGRGWRAVAGGWLGLWLATATLPAQLPWPIYTDSLLNGFQDWSWASRSLDNSSPVHSGTFSIRVTASAWQAASFYHSDYHLNGYTHFSFWAHGGTAGGQQLQVYFSYSDDSNGPAVTLPSPLPANAWQQYRIPLSSLGVVNATNLHRINLQLTAAGANGTFYLDDVQFDPEPVPEQVNINVEATPTIRTIDARHFGVNLTMWDQYFDPPYATTTTALLQEMGATAVRMPGGSLSDEYHWAANVTLNNTWQWAASFADMVHVTTNVGAQAFVVVNYGSGTPEEAAAWVRHANVTNHLGFKYWEIGNECFGTWETDTNVPAHHAYTYAVRAAQYLAQMRAADPAIKIGVVAVPGEDASANGYSDHPALNPRTGKTHNGWTPVMLTTLKSLGATPDFLIHHHYPEWTDANNPGNSSVSDVTLLQSTGNWQADAADLRQQIQDYFGSGGDNIELVVTENNSDSGAQGRQSTSLVNGLYYADSLGRLLQTEFQGFVWWCLRNGTDHGGNFDSSLYGWRDYGDLGFVNGVSQRHPTFYAAKLMRLWAEPGDHLVSANSDYPWLAAYAVRRENGSLTLLVLNKSLAADLTGNISLAGYDPASTATVRFYGIPNDEAARTNAPMAQQDLTTNLLASVGTSFTHEFPRLSLTLFTFTPAAPRLEIVPPAAGAFRFQLHGQPGASYVIQTSTNLNHWTDQSTNQLTGATLEFTNAITPAQQYWRAYWRP, encoded by the coding sequence GTGATGTTATTCAAACTGGGATACTGGGAGTGGGGCCGCGGCTGGCGCGCGGTCGCAGGAGGTTGGCTCGGGCTGTGGCTGGCGACAGCGACTTTACCCGCTCAATTGCCGTGGCCCATTTACACTGACAGCCTGCTAAACGGATTTCAGGATTGGAGCTGGGCCAGTCGCAGTTTGGATAACTCTTCCCCCGTTCATTCCGGCACATTCTCGATCCGGGTGACGGCGAGCGCATGGCAGGCTGCGTCGTTTTACCATTCGGACTATCATCTCAACGGTTACACGCATTTTTCATTTTGGGCGCATGGCGGAACGGCCGGAGGGCAGCAGTTGCAGGTTTATTTTAGTTATTCCGATGACTCGAATGGGCCGGCGGTCACGCTTCCGAGTCCGTTGCCCGCGAACGCCTGGCAGCAGTATCGGATTCCCCTAAGTTCACTCGGCGTCGTCAACGCCACCAATTTGCATCGGATCAACCTGCAACTTACGGCGGCGGGTGCGAACGGAACATTTTACCTCGACGACGTTCAATTTGACCCGGAGCCGGTGCCCGAGCAGGTCAACATCAACGTCGAGGCCACCCCAACGATCCGCACCATTGACGCGCGGCACTTTGGCGTGAACCTCACCATGTGGGACCAGTATTTCGATCCGCCTTACGCCACCACCACCACGGCGCTGTTACAAGAAATGGGCGCAACCGCAGTGCGAATGCCCGGCGGTTCACTTTCCGATGAGTATCATTGGGCTGCCAATGTCACGTTGAACAACACCTGGCAGTGGGCGGCCTCTTTTGCGGACATGGTTCACGTCACCACCAATGTCGGCGCCCAGGCTTTTGTCGTGGTGAATTATGGCAGTGGCACTCCCGAGGAGGCCGCCGCCTGGGTGCGCCATGCCAACGTAACGAATCATCTCGGTTTCAAGTATTGGGAAATTGGCAACGAATGTTTTGGCACTTGGGAAACGGATACGAATGTTCCCGCCCATCACGCTTACACCTACGCTGTGCGCGCCGCTCAATACCTGGCGCAAATGCGCGCTGCGGATCCGGCCATCAAAATTGGCGTGGTCGCGGTGCCGGGCGAGGATGCTTCCGCCAATGGATATTCAGATCATCCCGCGTTGAATCCGCGCACCGGAAAGACGCATAACGGTTGGACGCCCGTCATGTTGACCACCCTGAAGTCCCTCGGCGCGACGCCGGACTTTTTGATCCATCATCATTATCCGGAGTGGACCGATGCGAATAATCCGGGCAACTCTTCGGTGAGCGACGTGACGCTCCTGCAATCCACGGGAAACTGGCAGGCGGACGCCGCCGATCTGCGGCAACAAATTCAGGATTATTTCGGCAGCGGTGGTGACAATATCGAGCTGGTCGTCACCGAGAATAACAGCGATTCCGGTGCGCAAGGTCGCCAATCCACCAGTCTGGTCAATGGCTTGTATTACGCCGATAGTTTGGGGCGTTTGCTGCAAACCGAATTTCAAGGTTTTGTCTGGTGGTGTCTGCGGAACGGCACGGATCACGGTGGAAATTTTGACAGTTCCCTGTATGGATGGCGCGACTATGGCGATCTTGGTTTCGTGAATGGTGTGAGCCAACGGCACCCCACTTTTTACGCGGCCAAATTGATGCGGCTGTGGGCGGAACCAGGCGATCACCTGGTAAGCGCGAACAGCGATTATCCCTGGCTCGCCGCTTATGCGGTCAGGCGGGAGAATGGGTCGTTGACCTTGCTCGTGTTGAACAAATCACTGGCCGCGGATTTGACCGGCAACATTTCACTGGCGGGTTACGACCCGGCGAGTACCGCCACGGTACGGTTCTATGGCATTCCCAATGACGAAGCGGCGCGCACGAACGCTCCGATGGCGCAACAGGATCTCACGACGAATCTGCTTGCCAGTGTCGGCACTAGTTTTACGCATGAGTTTCCCCGGCTCTCGCTGACTTTGTTCACGTTCACGCCCGCCGCTCCGCGACTCGAGATCGTTCCGCCGGCTGCCGGCGCGTTTCGCTTCCAGTTGCATGGGCAGCCGGGCGCGAGCTACGTCATTCAGACTTCGACCAATTTGAATCATTGGACGGATCAATCCACCAATCAGCTTACCGGCGCTACATTGGAATTCACCAACGCAATCACGCCAGCGCAACAATACTGGCGTGCCTATTGGCGGCCGTAA